The following DNA comes from Chitinophaga nivalis.
TCCACTTGTATAGGGAAGCCGTACCCCAGTTATAGTTTTGCTGCTGCGGGTTGGTGCTGCTGATCTTCGTTGCTTTATCCAGCTGGGTACCGGTATATACATCGGGCGATTGGGTGTAGCTGGCCCGGGTGAAGGTATATACAGGAGCGTCTTTGGCTTTCAGCAGATCTGTAAAGGAAAAAGGACCGGCGCTCAGGAGCTGCGGTACGCTGCCTTTGACTGCCTTAGCTGGCAGCAACAGGGAATAATAGCCGTTATATTTGGTGCTGTCTGCAAAAGTACTCAGCAGCAGGGTTTCGTTGGGAACAAAACCGGTTTGTTCCGGATTGGTTTTTACGATGAGGTAACGGGTTTTGGTTTTGCGTCCGTTGCCGGCAGTAATCACTACCGGAGCGATTTTACCTTCCGGATCCACCTGCCAGATGTCATAACGGTCATAGATATACGCAAACCGGTCGTCTTTTAACCAGCCAGCCAAACCATAAGGTTCCGGTACATCCGGATGATCATCTTCTTCGTCAGCGAGTGCGGTGGTAATACCTTTGCTGAGCGGAATCACCGCGCCGGTAGCATTGTTGTGCACAAACCATTGTTTGTTTACCAGATCATACCAGGTAATATACTTCCCATTGGGAGAGAGCGTAAAATAACCATCCAGTTTTTCTTTGATCAGCTTACGGCTGCCATCCTGTATGTTAACGAGGTACGCTGTTTTAAGGGTACGGCCTATCCATTGCAGGGGAACACGTGCGCCTTTATCAGTGTATCCCAGGGCATAGGGGCTGTTGCCTTCCTGCGCCGTGAAGATGGATTCCAGATTTTGATCGCCCAGCTGTACGATACGTTTTGCGCCGGTATGATATACGGCTGCATAACTTCTTTTCAGTTCCTTGTCTGCGTTTTTCAGCTGCATGGGCTGCAGGTAATCATCTTTATAATTCCAGATATCTACCTTGGCTACTTCAAAATCCACGATGGTCGTGTCTTTCGGCGGTCGTACCGGGGCCGTACCAAAGAGCAGCCGCTGTCCGTCTTTACTGAAAGAGAGGGCACTGTTAGGGTTTACGGTCCACTGTTGCGGAATACCGGTACTGTTTTTACCTGCTACTGCCAGCGCGCTGTCCTGTCCTGGTTTGAAGTAATACAGCTGATAAAACTGCTGCAGTGCCTTTGCGCTGTCGCGGGTACCGAAATAAGCGGCCTGTTCTCCTTTTTCATCAAGGGCCAGTTGCTTATAGTCGCCGTAACCACGGCTCAGGGTATCTGCTTTTCCTTTGCCGGCATGCCATAACAATACGGCGGTGCGGGAGAGGGAATCTTTTTTGTTGGAGGTAATCGCTGCCAGCAGGCTGTTGCCCGGTTTGCTGAAAGCGTAGGAGGTCACGTTTTTGATGGTGTCCTGTACACCTGCTGCCAGTTGGCGGATGATGAGCACACCGCCGTCCTTATCGGCGTCGGTACGTTTGTCATCGTCTTCCCGGTCTTTGGAGGCAGGGGCTGGAGCAGCTTTACCACCTTTGGTTCTGGCAGTATCGGCAGGTGTTTCCTGCAGCCATGCCAGCAGGCCACCCCCTTTTTCAGGCGCCTTAAAGGATTTTACGGCGGCAAATTTCAGGATGTCGGATTGTCCCAGTGTGACGATACCCAGGGAATCCTTCGGCATTTCCGCCGGTTTCTTTTTCTTGATTTTTGCTTCGCGGGTATCCCGGAAAAAAGGTTTGATACTGAAGGCTACATAACGGGAATCTGCTGTGATGAGTGGATTGCTGCCTCGTGGAATGGTCATGGACCGGTTGGTTTTCCGGTCGTAAATAACCAGGCTGGCATCTCCTTCCTGTGGCGTGACAGTATACACCACCCATTGTCCATTGTTGCTGATCAGTTTTGTACCGATGCTTTGCCAGCTGTCATATACACTGTGATCCAGCGGCTTTTTGGCATGTTGTTGCGCATAAGTGAAATACGGGCTACTCATAAGCAGGAGGCCCCAAAAGATCTTTCTCATAGGGCTAAAGTAATAAATTACGACAGGAATTAAACAATCGGGCGTACCAGTGGTAAAACGATTTTTCCCGCAGGAGGGAGGATGACCGTTGCCGGCAGCTAAACAGGCCGGATCAGGATATCCCCGATGGAGGATAAAAAACAGGAGCGCCGGCGGGTATCAACCAGTTCCGGAGATGACTTTATGGTGATGGCATACGCGGACAATGTTGTTGGTCAACTGTAGGCCGGCAGCACTCCGGAAATAAAATTATTTTCTGCAGGGCAATGCGCTACATTGCTGTACTGACAAGTGCTAAAGCAAATGCCTATAACATGTTACCCGAAAGCAGACAGCTCCCCCGATGCTGTCAACGTGATCATTATTTCCCTTTTATCACCCAAAATTTAAACGATGAAAAAGATATTATTCCTATTCGCAGTAGTCTGTTTATTTTTCATGGCCTGTACCAAAGAACAGCAGTTAAAAAAAGATAAATCCTATACTGATCAGCCCACAGCTGCAGCCAGCAGTCAGGCAGCTTCCATTGATAAAGATGTGTTTACCTATTCGAGCGACTGGTCTGGTAAGGTGCAGATTGTGATTGTATCCAGATCTGAATCCGGCACGCATGTATTTACCGATGTAACGGTGCCACCGGATTATGTACTGATTGGTGGTGGCGCGGTAGCTACCTATCCGCAGGGGTCATACGGCGCATTATTAACTGCCTCTTATCCGGATAATAATTTAAGTACCTGGCATGCGGCTTCAAAAGATCACATCCAGTCAGCCAGTCATACCCTGACGGGGTATGCCATCGGATTGAAACTGAGTGGCGTCACTAAAGATGAACTGAAAACCTATATACAAATCAGTAGCAATACGACAGGTACAGCTGGTCACCCCAATACCTATGTAAGTACCAACGGTGGGTATACATTAATAGGTGGCGGCGCCAAAGTAAACTGGAGCGGCTGGGGTAATCTGTTGACAAAATCAATACCCAGTGGTAACAGCTGGCTGGTTGGCAGTAAAGATCATATTGAAAGCTCTCCTGCCAGCATTACTGCTTATGCTATTGGTATCCAACCCAATATCCCCAATTTCGGAGCATTGGAAATTCTGCAGGAATCCGCTTCTACTTACGCAAGTGGCTCTCAGGGCGTGGTGACTGTAAATATTGATAATACATGGGTAGTGGCCAGTGCCGGTGCAGAAGCGCAATATGCCGGCCTGGGCAGATTATTGGTAGGCATATTGCCGAATGTAAGATCCGTAACCGCCATCTCTCACGACCATTTGGAGTTTGATGGTGGCACTACTTATGCCTATGCGGTAAAAATCAGGAAAAAACCATAACCGGGTATCCCGGATTTATTTCGGGTCAGCAGTTGTTGGCAAGGGATAAAAAAGGCGAATCGGGGCGTCTTCTTATGCCAGGCAAGCGGTATCGTCTATAGCTGGAACAGGCATAAGCCGTGCTTATCCGGCCAGCTATCCGAACGAAGCCGATGAACAGTTTAAAGCTGTTCATCGGCTTTTTTACAGAGATGATTACCAGCGTGGGTTTTGTTTCAACGCACCATTGGGATATAACGCGATCTGGCCGCTGGGTATCGGCAGCAGATAGTTTTTAGGTGTTTCAAATTTACGGACAGTACTGGCTTTGTAAGGCGTAATATAACCTTTCTCGTCCCGCAGTACGTCTGCGTTTCCCTTTACCCTGGCGCCTTTGAAGATGTCGGGGTTTTTGTTGCTGTCCATATAATCCCCTTTGCTCCAACGCATCAGGTCATGGTAGCGGAAGCCATCCATCATGAGTTCTGCTCTTCTTTCCCGGCGTATTTCCCAGATGAAAGAAGGTACATCAGGATCTTTTTTAGAATCCGTGTATGGTACACCGTTAGCAGCTACCTGGGTTTCACTGAGATATTGCAAAGGAGGCAGTCCGGCCCGTACACGCAGCAGGTTGATGGACCGGTCGAGGTCTGTCTGGGAAAAGGCATACTGTCCCTCCTTTTGCAGTTCGGCGGCCGCTTCGGCGTAGTTCAATAATACTTCTGCCAGCCAGAAGAGCGGGGCATCGGTATCGTTGTACGGCGCCAGCGTGTTGGCTACCAGTGGTTGCAGGAACTTGGCCGGCCGGTATCCGGTGCTGGTACTCATGCCACCAACCAATTCGCCGTTGTAGCAGAGGAAAGTATCGATGGTTTGCAGCAGGCGTCTGTCGCGGTTGCTGCGGGTACGCTGGATGCTACTATCGCCTTTATAGAGCGGCGATACGGTGATCGGTAATCCATCTGAACACAGATAGGACTCCACAGCCGATTTGGTTAAGCCAGCCATCTGGGTACTGTTGGTATTGAAACCAATCACCGAATGGGTGAGGAAGCCCGGCAGGTATTTTTTGTACAGGATGATCTCCTGGTTACCAGACAGGTCGATGGAGTTATAGGCGGTGCGATAGTCGGCTGATAGCTTGTAGGTGCCGGTCATTAGTTTGGAAGCGGCATCTTTTGCTGCTGCCAGAAATTTCGCGGCATCGGGTAAGGCAGGATCGGTATGGTACCTGCGCCACGTACCTTCGTATAGGCCTATCCGTGACTTCAATGCCAGGGCTACATCGCGGGTGATGGTGTTGGGCTGGTCTTTTGTCCGGAGGTTATCTACGGCAAAATTGATATCTGCCAGCACACTATCCATCACCAGTACCCGGGAGTCGCGGGGTTTGTAGATCATGCCTTCATCACTGATATCCATGGAATTGCCCAGCCAGGGAAGATCCCCGTAGTCTTTCACCCGGTTAAAGTAGGTGAGGGCGCGGAAAAAACGGGCGACCCCTTTCCAGTGGTTTTTGGCTTCGTCTGACATCGGTACCCTGTCAATACGTTCCAGCATAATGTTGGCTTTTCTTATCTGGGTAAAATCCCAGGAAGTGGCGGTTGCCGGCACATTCAGCAGGAAGTTCTGAAAGGCGCTGCCAGCCTGATCATCCGTAAAGGAGGAAAAGTAAAAATCGCCGTAAGTGGTAAGATTGCCATAACCGGGAAATAATTCATAGAATCCCCAGTTGTAGCTGCGAACGTTGTCTTCGGATATCCAGAAAGTATTATCATCAAACTGATCGGGGAGTGCTTTATCTACATATTTTTTACAGCCGGTGCTCATCAATACAACAGCAACGGTGGATATAACGGAAGTGATTATACGATTTTTCATAAAGGTATCATTTAAAAGGTTACCTGTAAGCCAAAGGAAAAAGTACGTTGGAAGGGGAAGGTTCTGCCCAGGAAGTTGGATTCACCGGTGGTGATTTCCGGATCGATAGGCGCGCCTACATTGGATATTTCAGCCAGATTTTGCCCGCTGGCGTATACCCGTACCCGTTGCAGGTGTATCTGGCTGGCCAGGTGCGCCGGTAAGGTATAGCCCAGGGTGATATTTTTCAGGCGCAGGTAAGCCATGTTGAGCAGGTATTTGGATTGTGGATAGAAGTTATTGCCACCGGATGCCAGGCCGGGTATTTTACCCTGGTCGTTTTTGGAGTAAGGACGGGGGTAGTAGGCATTCGGATTGCTTTCCGTCCAGTAGTCCAGCTGATTGGCATACAGGATATCGTTACCACGGTACATCGGGAGGGTAAGATCGCCCAGGCCCCAGTAATTCACCTTGCCTACGCCCTGCAGAAATACATCCAGGTCGAAGTTTTTAAACGTACTGCCCAGTCGGATACTGTATTGGTAGCGGGGGAGGGTGTTGCCAATAATGGTCAGGTCGCCGTGGTCGCTGAGGGTACCTTTACCGCCGTCAATTACCTTGTCGTCGTTGAGGTCTTTGTATTTGATGTCGCCGGGGCCGAATACGAAATTACCATCCTGTAGTTTGGACTGGTTCGGCACTTTGGTCATATCATCTTCCCGGGTGAAATAACGGTCTGTTTCAAAGCCCCATATTTCCCCGAGGTTTTTGCCTTTGTAGTTCTGAGAGATCAGCATGGAAGGATTGTTCCAGTCGGAGATAATGGTTTTGCTATCCCAGAAGGCCAGGGTACCGTATACCAGCCAGTCTTTGTTGAGGCGGTAGTTGGCATCCACCATGATTTCATAACCACGGGTGCGGAGGGCGCCGTCATTGATCTTCGGGGCGGAGGTGCCAAAGGTAGCGGGGATGGCTCTGTTGGTAAGCATGCCGTCGGTGCTGCGCTCGTACCAGTCTACGGTAACGCCTATATGATTATTAAAGAGGCTGATATCAGTGCCGATATCGATGGTGCGTACGCGTTCCCACGACAGCGATCTGGCTACGGATAGTGGCTGGTTCACGCCCGGGGCATAGGTGCCGCCATTCATCCAGTTCACCTGACTGGTAGCCATGGATGGGATGTACCATTTACCACCGGTATCCTGGTTACCCAATGTGCCGTAGGAGGCGCGGATTTTCAGGTCGCTCAGTGCCTTCCGGATACCCTGCATGAAAGGTTCTTCGGTGATACGGTAACCGATAGACGCAGAAGGGAAGAAGGCCCAACGATCAGCAGGCGGGAAGGCGGAGGCGCCATCATAGCGGCCGTTTACTTCCAGCAACCATTTGTCTTTATAGGCATAGTTGATACGGCCAAAGAAACCGGCGTAGGCATTCTCCAGGTGGTTATTATCTACCAGCTGATCGCCGGTAGCCAGTGACAGTTCTGATTTGGTGGGGTCCAGTACATTGCGGCGGTAAGCGCCGAAGTTGAGGGTATCCACATCTTCGGCATTCATGCCGGCCATTACTTTCAGCTGATGGTCTTTGCCCAGACGCTTATCGTAAGTGGCATACAGGTTAAAGGTGTTTACCTTATAGTTGCCGGCTTTGTAACCGGTTTCGTTCTGGGCAGGGCTGGCAATGTTGGCGAGCGTCAGTGGTCCGGGCGTCCAGAAATCCCAGGCCATTACCTTGCCGCCGGCAATGTGGCGGGTGGTATTGTCGCGGCCTATGGTATAGTCGGCACGGATGTTCAGGTCTTTGGTCAGTTTCAGGGTAGCGCCCAGGTTGATGCGCTGGTAGTTATCCGTGAGGGTGTTGGTTTGCGCATTGGCCAGGTATGCCGGCGTGTGGCGGAAGTAGTTGCCCTGATAGGTGCCGTAAGGGAAATAGGCGCCCCAGCGCCACATATAGTAGAAGTAGCTCTGGTATTGATAGGGATAATCATATTTGAAGTTGCGGTATAGCATCCGGAGGTCTACATCCAGCCATTTGGTGACACTGGCATTTACATTGGCACTGATGTTATATTTTTTGATGTTGTCGGGATTCATTTTGAGCGTACCGCCTGCGTTGCTGAATCCGCCGGAGAGATAGTAGGACACTTTTTCGCTGCCGCCGGAGATGCTGAGGTTTTGAATCTGCTGTGGCGCCCACTTTTGCATCATCATATCTTTTACATCCCATACCCGGTAGAAGTAGGGTTGGCCGTCCTTGACTTCAAAATCTTCTCCGGGAACCATTTCCAGTCCTTTCCGGTTATGGGCATATTTTTCTTTCCAGTTACGGATGCCGTCCCGCAGTTGCAACATCCTCATCCCGAATATTTCAGGGGTAGTGGTACCGGCACGGGTAGCGCCTTCATACAGGCCGGTCAGTTCCTTTTCAGGATCGGCGAAGTCGGGCAGCATGGTAGGGGTGCTCCAGCCAAAGTTGTTGGAGTACCGTACGGTGGTGCGGGTGTTGCGGTGACCGGTTTTGGTTTTGATCAGCACAACGCCGAAAGAAGCCCGGGCGCCGAAGATAGAGGTAGACGCAGCATCTTTTAATACAGAGATGCTTTCAATGTCGTCGGGATTGATGAGGGAGAGGTCTGGCGTTTCCACGTTATCTACCAGCAGCAGTGGTTTGCTGGTACCGTTGAGGGAACCGGTTCCCCGGATGTTGATCGCGGGTGCCTGGGTAAGGCCGCCGTTGGAAAAGGTGATGTTCAGACCGGGTGATACGCCTTGCAATGCTTTGGAGGGATCGGTGAGCGGTCTGCCCTGCATGGTTTTGGAGATGTCGACAACGGATACGGCGCCGGTGAGATTGGCTTTTTTCTGGGTGCCGTAGCCTACTACTACGAATTGTTCGAGGGAGCGTTCGTCAGACTCCATCAGCAGCTGGTAGCTGCTTTTACCGGTAACGGGTACTTTCAGGGGCTTATACCCAATAAAGCTTACCTGCAGCAAGGTGGCGCCTGCGGGCAGTTGCAGGGTAAAATGGCCTTTTTCGTCGGCGACGGTGCCTTTGGCGCCGGACATAATGGTGGCGCCAATAACAGGTTGCTGATTGCTTTTGTCAGTCACCGTTCCGGAGATGACCTGTTGGGCCAGCAGGGAAGGGGTGTAAAGCAGCAATAGCAGTAACGTGAAAAGTAATCTTGCTCTCATGGTTGAAAGTTTAGATGTTGGTTGAATAGCGGTTGTGTTGTGACTAGTAAATATTTCCAGGCTGACAGACAGTAAACGGGTTCGTGGTTTTTACAGGTCGATAACGTGTGTTGGGTACTTAGTCGTTGCGTTTATTTGCGTTTTTAATACTTGAATTAATCCATAAATGTTGTATTTTATAAATTATTGCGTGTTATTGCGGGTTGTTAAAATACAAAATACGCTAAAATACGTATAGTTATTTTTAAAATTTACAGGGACGGCGGACAGGTAAACCGGAACAACCTGTAGTGAGATTTGTATATTTGAAAAATTTTCGGGCATGTTAAAAGAGGAACGCCAGGCATTTATCATGCGGCAGATCAACTTGCATAATAAAGTTTTATCGACCGATATCAGTAGTATGCTGGGCATCTCGGAAGATACTGTGCGCCGCGACCTGAAAGAAATGGCAGAGGAAGGCAAAATCCTGAAAGTACATGGTGGCGCAATCGGGCGCTCCTTTCATCATCCGTTTGATACGGAGAACATGGTATATGCGCTGGAAGCCAAACAACAGATTGCGGAAAAAACCATCCGGCTCCTGAAAAATGATATGGTGGTACTCACCGGCGGTGGCACCACCATGATAGAACTGGCCAAACGTATACCAGACAGCCTGCGGGCTACCTTTTTTACTATCAGCCCGCTTGTGGCATTACAACTGGTGGAACATACCCACCTGACGGTCATCAGTATCGGCGGGCAACTCTCTAAAAGTTCCAATGTACATATAGGCGCCAGCGTGATTAACCAGCTGGCAGATATTAAGGTAGACCTGTGCTTACTGGGCGCCAATGGCTTTTCCGTGCAGGACGGTATGACCGATTCCGATTGGGAAGTGGTGCAGGTAAAAAGGGCGATGCTGAAAGCGTCTAAAAAAACGGCGATTCTCAGTATTGCAGAAAAACTGGGTTCTGCCCAGCGCATGAAAGTATGTGACCTGAACCTGATTAATTACCTGATCACGGAGCTGCCCCCCGAAAATCACCAGCTGGCTGATTATCAGCACCTGGATCTCGACCTGTTCTAGGAGAGGGTGCGGTCTTTGGCCACCCGCGCCATTTGCAGTACCACAGATAACAGAATACAGCCCAGCCCTGCATAGAAAGCGCTGTTCAGGTATTTGTTTTCATGAAACAGCACAAAAGCCAGGAAGATGCTGTACACCGGTTCCAGATTAAAACACAGATTAACGGTAAAGGGAGAAATCTTTTTCAACGCACTCATACTGAGCAGGTACATACAGATGGTACAGGCCCAGGCGAGTATCAGCAGGTAGATGAGGTCCATAGACGATGGCAGGATACTGGCCACAGGAAACAGCTGCAGGTAAAACGGCATCGCCAGGGTTAATACCACAAAACCGACCGACAGTTCATAAAAAGTGATGGTGGAGGTATCAAAGCGTTTGATGAGCCGTTTATTGAATACGGTAAACAGGGCGGCAAACATGGCCGATATAATACCCAGTATAATACCGGTACGGTATTGTGTATCAAAATGAAATATCAGCAGAATGCCCAGCAGGGTCAGTAAACTGAGTCCCATCTCCGCCATATCAAAGCGGCGCCGGTTGATCAGCGGATCAAAAAAAGCGGTGAACAGACTGGTAAGAGAAAAACAAATCACCCCGATAGATACATTCGAATATTTAATACTGCCGTAAAAGAACAGCCAGTGGAGTGCAATCACTACGCCGGTAGCGCCAATGGGGGCAATATCTTTCCAGGGCAGTATTTTTAATTTACCCTGTAAGCGAAATAATATCAGCAGGCTTATGGAGGTGATCATCAGCCGGTACCATACCAGCAGTCCTTCGTTGAGGGTGATCAGTTTACCTAAAATACCTGTAAAACCTGCCAGGAATACGGAGAGATGGAGATGAAGGAATGCTTTTTTCATGAACCGATGATGGCAAAACTACGTATTAAAAATTACGCATTTACCAGTTAGATAGCGGCGAAGCTGTTTCGCTGATATCTACCCGGTAAATGCGCTTTTCTATAACGTAATCTTAATTCGTAACTCTTTTTTTGTATTGGCGGAAAAGGCTTTGCCATTGTATTTTCAATACACCCAATATGCCTTCTTTTACGATGCCTTTACTCATTTTGGAGTAGCCTTCCTTGCGATCTTTAAAAGTGATGGGCACTTCCTTGATGCGGAAGCCCAGTTTCCAGGCGGTAAATTTCATTTCTATCTGAAATGCATATCCTACAAACTGTATCTGGTCCAGGTTAATGGCTTCCAGTACGGTATTGCGGTAACATACAAATCCGGCAGTAGGGTCTTTTACCGGCATCCAGGTGATCATGCCTACATAGAGCGAAGCACCATAAGATAAGATGGCACGGTCCCAGGGCCAGTTTTCGGTATTGCCGCCTTTTACGTAGCGGGAGCCTACCGATACATCTGCACCGTCTTTGGCGCAGGCGTTGTACAGGCGAACCAGGTCTTTGGGATTATGGGAAAAGTCGGCATCCATTTCAAAGATGTACTGGTAGTTGTTGGCCAGTGCCCATTTGAAACCATGGATGTAGGCGGTTCCCAGTCCTTGTTTACCGGATCTTTCCTGGAGGAATAAGGCACCCGGATGTTCCTGTTGCAGGGATTTTACAATCGCGCCGGTACCATCAGGAGAGCCGTCATCCACTATCAGGACGTGAAAATTTTCCTGTAAAGAAAATACAGCGGCAATGATATTGCGGATGTTATCCTTTTCATTGTACGTTGGTATGATGACAAGCTTTTCCAATTCGGCAGATGATATTTTTGGACTGCGAAAATAAATCAATTCCGGCGCAAGATAGGATGTTCTAAAAAAACATTACATTTTTTTTAACATCATATTGTGATAGATTTCCGACAGTTTTTGTTTGGTGTTCAGGGGGAAATCCGCCTTCATCATCCAATCATAGTATTGAGGTTCAACCTTCAGCACTTCTCTTACCGGGCGGCCTTTGTATTTACCGAAGTTAAATACCTCCTGTCCGCCCTGCATCACGATGCGGCGGGCAAAGTCGATATATTCTTCTTCTTTGGTGAAATCAGACAGGGAGTCGATATCCTCCTGTAATTGGGAGTACCGGCCCAGCTGGGCTTCCAGGATTTCGTAGGTAGCCAGTGCGTCTGCTTCCGCGCTATGTGCATTCTCCAGTTGTTTATCGCAATAGAACTTGTAGGCGGCAGCGAGGGTACGTTTTTCCATTAAGTGGAAAATACGCTGTACATCTACAAATTTCCTTTTAGAGACATCAAACTCGATTTCCGCCCGCAGAAATTCTTCCACCAGCAGGGGAATATCAAAACGGTTGGAGTTATAACCAGCCAGGTCGCAGTTATCCATGAACTGTTTCAGCTCATTGGCTACCTGTTTAAAAACGGGCGCATCTTTCACATCTTCATCGCGG
Coding sequences within:
- a CDS encoding polyprenol monophosphomannose synthase, which encodes MEKLVIIPTYNEKDNIRNIIAAVFSLQENFHVLIVDDGSPDGTGAIVKSLQQEHPGALFLQERSGKQGLGTAYIHGFKWALANNYQYIFEMDADFSHNPKDLVRLYNACAKDGADVSVGSRYVKGGNTENWPWDRAILSYGASLYVGMITWMPVKDPTAGFVCYRNTVLEAINLDQIQFVGYAFQIEMKFTAWKLGFRIKEVPITFKDRKEGYSKMSKGIVKEGILGVLKIQWQSLFRQYKKRVTN
- a CDS encoding DeoR/GlpR family DNA-binding transcription regulator gives rise to the protein MLKEERQAFIMRQINLHNKVLSTDISSMLGISEDTVRRDLKEMAEEGKILKVHGGAIGRSFHHPFDTENMVYALEAKQQIAEKTIRLLKNDMVVLTGGGTTMIELAKRIPDSLRATFFTISPLVALQLVEHTHLTVISIGGQLSKSSNVHIGASVINQLADIKVDLCLLGANGFSVQDGMTDSDWEVVQVKRAMLKASKKTAILSIAEKLGSAQRMKVCDLNLINYLITELPPENHQLADYQHLDLDLF
- a CDS encoding alpha/beta hydrolase family protein, which produces MRKIFWGLLLMSSPYFTYAQQHAKKPLDHSVYDSWQSIGTKLISNNGQWVVYTVTPQEGDASLVIYDRKTNRSMTIPRGSNPLITADSRYVAFSIKPFFRDTREAKIKKKKPAEMPKDSLGIVTLGQSDILKFAAVKSFKAPEKGGGLLAWLQETPADTARTKGGKAAPAPASKDREDDDKRTDADKDGGVLIIRQLAAGVQDTIKNVTSYAFSKPGNSLLAAITSNKKDSLSRTAVLLWHAGKGKADTLSRGYGDYKQLALDEKGEQAAYFGTRDSAKALQQFYQLYYFKPGQDSALAVAGKNSTGIPQQWTVNPNSALSFSKDGQRLLFGTAPVRPPKDTTIVDFEVAKVDIWNYKDDYLQPMQLKNADKELKRSYAAVYHTGAKRIVQLGDQNLESIFTAQEGNSPYALGYTDKGARVPLQWIGRTLKTAYLVNIQDGSRKLIKEKLDGYFTLSPNGKYITWYDLVNKQWFVHNNATGAVIPLSKGITTALADEEDDHPDVPEPYGLAGWLKDDRFAYIYDRYDIWQVDPEGKIAPVVITAGNGRKTKTRYLIVKTNPEQTGFVPNETLLLSTFADSTKYNGYYSLLLPAKAVKGSVPQLLSAGPFSFTDLLKAKDAPVYTFTRASYTQSPDVYTGTQLDKATKISSTNPQQQNYNWGTASLYKWTTFSGKSSEGILYKPEDFDSTKKYPVIFYFYEKLTDGLYSYQAPAPTPSRLNISFFVSRGYLVFAPDISYENGYPGKSAYDYIVSAAETLAKQPWVDGKNMGIQGQSWGGYQVAYLITQTNIFKAAWAGAPVANMTSAYGGIRWESGMNRQFQYEHSQSRIGATLWEKPELYIENSPLFNLPRVNTPVAIMANDADGAVPWYQGIEMFTGLRRLGKPVWMLNYNNEAHNLIQRQNRKDIQRREQQFFDHFLKGAPAPQWLESGVPATEKGINWGWE
- a CDS encoding RagB/SusD family nutrient uptake outer membrane protein, with the protein product MKNRIITSVISTVAVVLMSTGCKKYVDKALPDQFDDNTFWISEDNVRSYNWGFYELFPGYGNLTTYGDFYFSSFTDDQAGSAFQNFLLNVPATATSWDFTQIRKANIMLERIDRVPMSDEAKNHWKGVARFFRALTYFNRVKDYGDLPWLGNSMDISDEGMIYKPRDSRVLVMDSVLADINFAVDNLRTKDQPNTITRDVALALKSRIGLYEGTWRRYHTDPALPDAAKFLAAAKDAASKLMTGTYKLSADYRTAYNSIDLSGNQEIILYKKYLPGFLTHSVIGFNTNSTQMAGLTKSAVESYLCSDGLPITVSPLYKGDSSIQRTRSNRDRRLLQTIDTFLCYNGELVGGMSTSTGYRPAKFLQPLVANTLAPYNDTDAPLFWLAEVLLNYAEAAAELQKEGQYAFSQTDLDRSINLLRVRAGLPPLQYLSETQVAANGVPYTDSKKDPDVPSFIWEIRRERRAELMMDGFRYHDLMRWSKGDYMDSNKNPDIFKGARVKGNADVLRDEKGYITPYKASTVRKFETPKNYLLPIPSGQIALYPNGALKQNPRW
- a CDS encoding SusC/RagA family TonB-linked outer membrane protein, encoding MRARLLFTLLLLLLYTPSLLAQQVISGTVTDKSNQQPVIGATIMSGAKGTVADEKGHFTLQLPAGATLLQVSFIGYKPLKVPVTGKSSYQLLMESDERSLEQFVVVGYGTQKKANLTGAVSVVDISKTMQGRPLTDPSKALQGVSPGLNITFSNGGLTQAPAINIRGTGSLNGTSKPLLLVDNVETPDLSLINPDDIESISVLKDAASTSIFGARASFGVVLIKTKTGHRNTRTTVRYSNNFGWSTPTMLPDFADPEKELTGLYEGATRAGTTTPEIFGMRMLQLRDGIRNWKEKYAHNRKGLEMVPGEDFEVKDGQPYFYRVWDVKDMMMQKWAPQQIQNLSISGGSEKVSYYLSGGFSNAGGTLKMNPDNIKKYNISANVNASVTKWLDVDLRMLYRNFKYDYPYQYQSYFYYMWRWGAYFPYGTYQGNYFRHTPAYLANAQTNTLTDNYQRINLGATLKLTKDLNIRADYTIGRDNTTRHIAGGKVMAWDFWTPGPLTLANIASPAQNETGYKAGNYKVNTFNLYATYDKRLGKDHQLKVMAGMNAEDVDTLNFGAYRRNVLDPTKSELSLATGDQLVDNNHLENAYAGFFGRINYAYKDKWLLEVNGRYDGASAFPPADRWAFFPSASIGYRITEEPFMQGIRKALSDLKIRASYGTLGNQDTGGKWYIPSMATSQVNWMNGGTYAPGVNQPLSVARSLSWERVRTIDIGTDISLFNNHIGVTVDWYERSTDGMLTNRAIPATFGTSAPKINDGALRTRGYEIMVDANYRLNKDWLVYGTLAFWDSKTIISDWNNPSMLISQNYKGKNLGEIWGFETDRYFTREDDMTKVPNQSKLQDGNFVFGPGDIKYKDLNDDKVIDGGKGTLSDHGDLTIIGNTLPRYQYSIRLGSTFKNFDLDVFLQGVGKVNYWGLGDLTLPMYRGNDILYANQLDYWTESNPNAYYPRPYSKNDQGKIPGLASGGNNFYPQSKYLLNMAYLRLKNITLGYTLPAHLASQIHLQRVRVYASGQNLAEISNVGAPIDPEITTGESNFLGRTFPFQRTFSFGLQVTF
- a CDS encoding DMT family transporter, with translation MKKAFLHLHLSVFLAGFTGILGKLITLNEGLLVWYRLMITSISLLILFRLQGKLKILPWKDIAPIGATGVVIALHWLFFYGSIKYSNVSIGVICFSLTSLFTAFFDPLINRRRFDMAEMGLSLLTLLGILLIFHFDTQYRTGIILGIISAMFAALFTVFNKRLIKRFDTSTITFYELSVGFVVLTLAMPFYLQLFPVASILPSSMDLIYLLILAWACTICMYLLSMSALKKISPFTVNLCFNLEPVYSIFLAFVLFHENKYLNSAFYAGLGCILLSVVLQMARVAKDRTLS
- a CDS encoding 3'-5' exonuclease, whose product is MPSLLLKRPLAVIDLETTGTNVASDRIIEIAIIKVFPDKSTQSKVKRINPGMPIPAGSTAIHGIRDEDVKDAPVFKQVANELKQFMDNCDLAGYNSNRFDIPLLVEEFLRAEIEFDVSKRKFVDVQRIFHLMEKRTLAAAYKFYCDKQLENAHSAEADALATYEILEAQLGRYSQLQEDIDSLSDFTKEEEYIDFARRIVMQGGQEVFNFGKYKGRPVREVLKVEPQYYDWMMKADFPLNTKQKLSEIYHNMMLKKM